From the genome of Campylobacter concisus, one region includes:
- the rplQ gene encoding 50S ribosomal protein L17: protein MRHKHGYRKLGRTSSHRSALLKNLAIAIIKSEKIETTLPKAKELRSYIEKLITRARKGDSNAHRAVFASLQDKETTNKLVTEVAPKFKERNGGYTRIIKTRVRRGDAAEMAYIELVAE, encoded by the coding sequence ATGAGACATAAACACGGATATCGCAAACTTGGTAGAACGTCATCTCATAGATCTGCATTGCTTAAAAATTTGGCGATAGCTATCATCAAAAGCGAAAAGATAGAGACGACTTTACCAAAAGCAAAAGAGCTTAGAAGCTATATTGAAAAGCTGATCACAAGAGCTAGAAAAGGTGACTCTAACGCTCATAGAGCAGTATTTGCTTCTTTACAAGATAAAGAAACAACAAATAAATTAGTTACTGAAGTAGCTCCAAAATTTAAAGAGCGCAATGGTGGCTATACAAGAATCATCAAGACTCGTGTTCGCAGAGGCGACGCAGCAGAGATGGCTTATATAGAGCTAGTAGCTGAATAA
- a CDS encoding DNA-directed RNA polymerase subunit alpha: protein MRKITTSAYMPTEIEVKSVSENVANITAYPFEAGYAVTLAHPLRRLLYTSTVGFAPIGVKIKGVSHEFDSMRGMLEDVAFFIINLKKIRFKLKSTSEREVIEYSFKGPKEITGADLNNDLVEIVNPDAYLATINEDAELNFSVIIQKGIGYVPSEEIREEIEDDYIALDAFFTPVKKAVYDIQNVLVEDDPDYEKIVFTITTDGQVSPIEAFKNCLEAMYQQMSVFKGILDIDVSTPVASSSAGGEFSKLLSSVEDLNLSARSFNCLDKADIRFIGELALMDENGLKELKNLGKKSLEEIKAVMEEIGYPVGADVLKDGKEQLRKKITELKAQMSVKE from the coding sequence ATGAGAAAGATTACTACATCAGCTTATATGCCAACTGAAATTGAAGTTAAAAGTGTTAGTGAAAATGTTGCTAACATTACAGCATATCCTTTTGAGGCGGGTTATGCTGTTACCTTGGCTCACCCATTGCGTCGTCTTCTTTACACAAGCACAGTAGGTTTTGCTCCTATTGGTGTAAAGATAAAAGGCGTTAGCCATGAATTTGATAGTATGCGTGGTATGCTAGAAGACGTAGCTTTTTTTATTATAAATTTGAAAAAGATCAGATTTAAATTAAAAAGTACCAGTGAGCGCGAAGTTATAGAGTATAGCTTTAAAGGACCAAAAGAGATAACTGGGGCTGATCTAAATAATGATCTAGTTGAGATCGTTAACCCAGACGCATACCTTGCTACAATAAACGAAGATGCTGAGTTAAATTTTTCAGTTATCATTCAAAAAGGTATCGGATATGTTCCTAGTGAAGAGATCAGAGAAGAGATTGAAGACGACTATATCGCACTTGATGCTTTTTTTACACCTGTTAAAAAAGCAGTTTATGATATACAAAATGTCTTGGTTGAGGATGACCCAGACTATGAAAAGATTGTATTTACTATAACAACTGATGGTCAAGTTAGTCCGATAGAGGCTTTTAAAAATTGTTTAGAAGCTATGTATCAACAAATGTCAGTATTTAAAGGAATTTTAGATATTGATGTTAGTACTCCAGTTGCTAGCTCAAGCGCAGGTGGTGAGTTTTCAAAGCTACTTTCTAGCGTAGAAGATCTAAATTTAAGTGCTAGAAGTTTCAACTGCCTTGACAAAGCTGATATTAGATTTATCGGCGAGCTTGCATTAATGGATGAAAATGGGCTTAAAGAGCTTAAAAATTTAGGTAAAAAATCTCTTGAAGAGATTAAAGCGGTTATGGAAGAGATAGGCTATCCAGTTGGTGCCGATGTATTAAAAGATGGCAAAGAGCAACTAAGAAAGAAAATAACCGAGCTTAAAGCACAAATGAGTGTAAAAGAATAA
- the rpsD gene encoding 30S ribosomal protein S4, whose protein sequence is MARYTGPVEKLERRLGVSLALKGERRLAGKSAFEKRPYAPGQHGQRRAKISEYGLQLREKQKAKFMYGVSEKQFRRLFQEAARREGNTGALLVQLLEQRLDNVVYRMGFATTRRFARQLVTHGHILVNGKRVDIPSYRVEPGAKVEIVEKSKNNPQIVRAIDLTAQTGIVAWVDVEKEKKFGIFTRNPEREEVIIPVEERFIVELYSK, encoded by the coding sequence ATGGCTAGATATACAGGACCTGTTGAAAAATTAGAAAGACGTCTTGGTGTGTCTCTTGCGTTAAAGGGCGAAAGAAGACTTGCTGGTAAAAGTGCTTTTGAAAAAAGACCTTATGCACCAGGACAACATGGACAAAGAAGAGCAAAAATAAGCGAATATGGCTTACAACTTCGCGAGAAACAAAAAGCTAAATTTATGTACGGTGTTTCAGAGAAACAATTTAGAAGATTATTTCAAGAAGCAGCACGCCGCGAGGGCAACACTGGTGCTCTTTTGGTTCAACTACTAGAGCAAAGACTAGATAATGTTGTTTACAGAATGGGCTTTGCAACAACTCGTCGTTTTGCTCGCCAGCTAGTAACTCATGGACATATTTTAGTAAATGGCAAAAGAGTAGATATACCATCTTACAGAGTTGAGCCAGGTGCAAAAGTAGAGATTGTTGAAAAATCTAAGAACAATCCACAAATTGTTCGTGCAATAGATCTTACAGCGCAAACTGGTATTGTTGCTTGGGTAGATGTTGAAAAAGAGAAAAAATTTGGAATTTTCACTAGAAATCCAGAAAGAGAAGAGGTTATCATTCCTGTTGAGGAAAGATTTATAGTAGAGCTTTATTCAAAATAA
- the rpsK gene encoding 30S ribosomal protein S11, which translates to MAKRKIVKKKVVRKSIAKGIVYISATFNNTMVTVTDEMGNAIAWSSAGGLGFKGSKKSTPYAAQQAVEDALNKAKEHGIKEVGVKVQGPGSGRETAVKSVGTVEGIKVSFFKDITPLPHNGCRPPKRRRV; encoded by the coding sequence ATGGCGAAAAGAAAAATTGTTAAGAAAAAAGTAGTTAGAAAAAGTATAGCCAAAGGTATCGTTTATATCAGTGCAACATTTAACAATACTATGGTAACTGTAACTGATGAAATGGGAAATGCTATTGCATGGAGTAGTGCAGGTGGCTTAGGCTTTAAAGGTAGTAAAAAATCAACTCCTTATGCAGCTCAACAGGCAGTTGAAGATGCTCTAAATAAAGCAAAAGAGCATGGTATAAAAGAAGTTGGTGTTAAGGTTCAAGGTCCAGGTAGCGGACGTGAAACGGCTGTTAAAAGTGTAGGAACTGTTGAAGGAATTAAAGTATCTTTCTTTAAAGACATTACACCTTTACCACACAATGGTTGTAGACCGCCAAAACGCCGCCGCGTATAA
- the rpsM gene encoding 30S ribosomal protein S13, whose amino-acid sequence MARIAGVDLPNKKRIEYGLTYIYGIGLYKSRQILDAAGISYDKRVYELSEDEAAAIRKEIQEHHVVEGDLRKQVAMDIKALMDLGSYRGLRHRKGLPVRGQKTKTNARTRKGRRKTVGAATK is encoded by the coding sequence ATGGCACGTATTGCAGGTGTAGATTTACCAAACAAAAAGAGAATAGAGTATGGTTTGACTTATATATATGGTATAGGTCTTTACAAATCTCGTCAAATTCTTGACGCAGCTGGAATTTCTTATGACAAGAGAGTCTATGAGCTTAGTGAAGATGAAGCAGCAGCTATCCGTAAAGAAATTCAAGAGCATCACGTCGTTGAGGGTGACTTGAGAAAACAAGTTGCTATGGATATCAAAGCTCTTATGGATCTTGGAAGTTATAGAGGTCTTCGCCATAGAAAGGGTCTTCCTGTTCGTGGTCAAAAGACTAAAACTAATGCTAGAACCAGAAAAGGCAGACGTAAAACTGTCGGTGCAGCTACTAAGTAA
- the rpmJ gene encoding 50S ribosomal protein L36 — protein sequence MKVRPSVKKMCDKCKIVKRSGIIRVICENPKHKQRQG from the coding sequence ATGAAAGTTCGTCCTTCTGTAAAGAAGATGTGTGACAAATGTAAAATTGTCAAACGTAGTGGCATAATTCGTGTTATCTGCGAAAATCCAAAACATAAACAAAGACAAGGATAA
- the infA gene encoding translation initiation factor IF-1 — MAKDDVIEIDGNVVEALPNATFKVELDNKHIILCHIAGKMRMHYIKIMPGDRVKVELTPYSLDKGRITYRYK, encoded by the coding sequence GTGGCAAAAGACGATGTCATTGAGATTGATGGAAATGTTGTTGAAGCACTGCCAAATGCAACTTTTAAAGTTGAGCTTGACAACAAACATATAATTTTATGTCATATCGCTGGAAAAATGAGAATGCATTATATAAAGATAATGCCTGGCGACCGTGTAAAAGTAGAACTTACGCCATATAGCCTAGACAAGGGCAGGATCACTTATAGATATAAGTAA
- the map gene encoding type I methionyl aminopeptidase, producing MAITLKRPVEIEKMRAANKIVARTLDHISTIIKPGISLLEIDKICEDMIRAAGAKPAFKGLYGFPNAACISVNEVVIHGIPNEYKLKEGDIVSVDIGSNLDGYFGDSARTFGVGKISKEDETLIACSKDALYFAIDYIRAGMHFKEICYELEKFILGRGYVPLRGYCGHGIGKRPHEEPEIPNYLEGHNPKAGPKIKEGMVFCIEPMICQKDGTPVLGSDNWKVTSKDGLRTSHYEHCMAIVNGKAEILSQA from the coding sequence ATGGCTATCACGCTAAAAAGACCGGTTGAGATAGAGAAAATGAGAGCGGCGAACAAGATCGTCGCTCGAACTCTTGATCACATTTCTACGATTATAAAGCCTGGAATTTCCCTTCTTGAGATAGATAAAATTTGTGAAGATATGATAAGGGCTGCTGGGGCAAAACCTGCTTTTAAAGGTCTTTATGGCTTTCCAAATGCAGCTTGCATAAGCGTCAATGAAGTGGTGATCCACGGAATCCCAAATGAATACAAACTAAAAGAGGGTGATATCGTTAGCGTTGATATCGGCTCAAATTTAGATGGTTATTTTGGTGATTCGGCTAGGACATTTGGAGTTGGTAAAATTTCAAAAGAAGACGAGACTTTGATCGCTTGCTCAAAAGATGCACTATATTTTGCGATTGACTATATAAGAGCTGGTATGCATTTTAAAGAAATTTGCTATGAGCTTGAGAAATTTATTCTTGGTAGAGGTTATGTGCCTTTACGTGGATATTGCGGTCACGGTATAGGAAAAAGGCCACACGAAGAGCCAGAAATTCCAAACTATCTTGAGGGGCATAACCCAAAAGCTGGACCAAAGATAAAAGAAGGAATGGTATTTTGTATAGAGCCAATGATCTGCCAAAAAGACGGCACGCCAGTTTTAGGAAGCGATAACTGGAAAGTAACCTCAAAAGATGGTTTAAGAACCAGCCATTATGAGCATTGCATGGCGATAGTTAATGGCAAAGCCGAAATTTTAAGCCAAGCGTAA
- the secY gene encoding preprotein translocase subunit SecY gives MDKTLTNKILITLAFLFAYRILAYVPVPGVNVDVIKEFFNSNNSNALGLFNMFSGKAAERLSIISLGIMPYITASIIMELLAATFPKLGQMKKERDGMQKYMQIIRYATIVITLVQSIGVSIGLQSLSGRGGEQAIMIDINLFIAISAVSMLTGTMLLMWIGEQITQRGIGNGISLIIFAGIVSGIPSAIGGTVNLVNTSEMNFLTVIAILVIILATIGAIIFVEMGERRIPISYSRKVIMENQNKRIMNYIPIKVNLSGVIPPIFASAILMFPSTILQASTNPIIQAINDFLSPNGYMFNVLTFLFIIFFAFFYASIVFNTKDISENLKKQGGFIPGVRPGESTASYLNEVAGRLTLGGALYLGIISTLPWVLVKTMGVPFYFGGTSVLIVVSVALDTMRRIEAQSYTNKYQTLSAVGL, from the coding sequence ATGGATAAAACACTGACCAACAAGATTTTAATCACGTTGGCATTTTTGTTCGCATACAGGATACTGGCTTATGTGCCAGTTCCTGGTGTTAATGTCGACGTAATTAAAGAATTTTTTAATTCAAACAATAGCAATGCCTTGGGCTTATTTAATATGTTTAGTGGTAAGGCTGCTGAGCGTTTAAGTATTATCTCTTTAGGTATCATGCCTTACATTACAGCTTCGATCATTATGGAGCTTTTAGCAGCAACATTTCCAAAATTAGGCCAGATGAAAAAAGAGCGTGACGGTATGCAAAAATATATGCAAATTATACGCTATGCAACTATCGTCATCACTCTTGTGCAATCAATCGGTGTTTCTATCGGACTTCAAAGTTTAAGTGGACGCGGTGGCGAACAAGCTATCATGATAGATATAAATTTATTTATCGCGATCTCTGCTGTATCTATGCTAACTGGAACTATGCTACTTATGTGGATAGGTGAGCAAATAACACAACGTGGTATAGGCAACGGCATAAGTCTTATCATCTTTGCTGGTATCGTCTCTGGTATACCTAGTGCGATCGGTGGAACTGTAAATTTGGTAAATACTTCTGAGATGAATTTCCTAACAGTTATCGCTATTTTGGTGATTATATTAGCTACTATTGGTGCTATTATATTTGTCGAGATGGGCGAAAGGCGTATCCCTATTTCTTACTCAAGAAAAGTGATAATGGAAAATCAAAACAAACGTATAATGAACTATATACCGATCAAAGTAAATTTGAGCGGTGTTATTCCACCGATATTTGCTAGTGCGATTTTGATGTTTCCTAGTACTATTTTACAAGCTAGTACAAATCCGATCATCCAAGCTATCAACGACTTTTTAAGTCCAAATGGCTATATGTTTAACGTTTTAACATTTTTATTTATCATCTTCTTTGCGTTTTTCTATGCATCGATCGTATTTAACACAAAAGATATAAGTGAAAATTTAAAGAAACAAGGCGGATTTATCCCAGGTGTTAGACCAGGCGAGAGTACAGCTAGTTATCTAAATGAAGTAGCTGGCAGGCTAACTTTGGGCGGTGCTTTATATCTAGGCATCATCTCAACCTTACCATGGGTACTTGTAAAAACTATGGGTGTACCATTTTATTTTGGTGGCACGTCAGTACTTATCGTGGTATCTGTCGCTCTGGATACTATGAGGCGTATAGAAGCTCAGTCTTATACAAACAAATACCAAACTCTAAGTGCAGTAGGTCTATAA
- the rplO gene encoding 50S ribosomal protein L15, producing the protein MALEKLTPAAGSTHATKRIGRGQGSGNGKTAGKGNKGQRARKGYNEKRGFEGGQQPLQRRLPKVGFTSKFEKPYVINVEKIAAIKELAEISIATIASVHKISKSVTKIKLIGASAKALASKIKDENVSVSGTK; encoded by the coding sequence ATGGCATTAGAAAAATTAACACCTGCTGCAGGTTCAACTCATGCAACCAAAAGAATAGGTCGTGGCCAAGGCAGTGGCAATGGCAAAACTGCTGGCAAAGGTAATAAAGGTCAAAGAGCAAGAAAAGGCTACAATGAGAAAAGAGGTTTTGAGGGCGGACAGCAACCACTTCAAAGACGTCTTCCAAAAGTAGGTTTTACTTCTAAATTTGAAAAACCTTATGTTATTAATGTCGAGAAAATTGCAGCTATAAAAGAGCTTGCTGAAATTTCAATAGCAACAATAGCTAGCGTTCATAAAATTTCAAAGAGCGTTACTAAGATAAAACTAATCGGTGCAAGTGCAAAAGCTCTTGCTTCTAAGATCAAAGACGAGAACGTTAGCGTTAGCGGAACAAAATAA
- the rpsE gene encoding 30S ribosomal protein S5 gives MEKYNREEFEEVIVDIGRVTKVVKGGRRFRFTALVVVGNRNGLVGFGYGKAKEVPDAMRKAIDDAFKNIIHVKIKGTTIPHDVEVKYNASRMLLRPASEGTGVIAGGSARPIIELAGIKDILTKSLGSNNSANVVRATIKALSLLKS, from the coding sequence ATGGAAAAATATAATAGAGAAGAATTTGAAGAAGTAATCGTCGATATCGGTCGGGTTACAAAGGTTGTTAAAGGTGGCCGTAGATTTAGATTTACAGCTTTAGTTGTTGTTGGTAATAGAAATGGTCTAGTTGGCTTTGGTTATGGTAAAGCTAAAGAGGTACCAGATGCGATGAGAAAAGCGATTGACGACGCATTTAAAAATATTATCCACGTTAAGATCAAAGGCACAACTATCCCTCATGATGTAGAGGTAAAATATAACGCAAGTAGAATGCTACTTCGCCCAGCTAGCGAGGGTACTGGTGTTATCGCTGGTGGTAGTGCACGTCCTATTATCGAGCTTGCAGGTATTAAGGATATCCTTACTAAATCACTTGGCTCAAACAACTCAGCAAACGTCGTTCGTGCTACTATAAAAGCACTTAGTTTGCTAAAAAGCTAA
- the rplR gene encoding 50S ribosomal protein L18 encodes MTAKVLKRKIALRIKRKRRIRGKISGVATCPRVSIFKSNRTLYVQAIDDVTATTLAAVDGRKIGIKANKEGAVTLAKEFAKALKDKKIDVAVFDRNGYLYHGVIAAFAEALRENGIKL; translated from the coding sequence ATGACAGCAAAAGTACTAAAAAGAAAAATCGCTCTTAGAATTAAGAGAAAAAGAAGAATCAGAGGTAAAATTTCTGGTGTTGCAACTTGTCCAAGAGTTTCTATTTTCAAATCAAACAGAACTCTTTATGTTCAAGCAATTGATGACGTTACAGCTACTACACTAGCTGCGGTTGATGGCAGAAAGATAGGCATAAAAGCAAATAAAGAAGGTGCGGTCACTTTAGCTAAAGAATTTGCTAAGGCTTTAAAAGATAAGAAGATAGATGTTGCAGTTTTTGATAGAAATGGTTATTTGTATCATGGCGTTATCGCAGCATTTGCTGAAGCTTTAAGAGAAAATGGCATCAAGCTATAA
- the rplF gene encoding 50S ribosomal protein L6, with translation MSRIGKQPIAIPSGVDVSVENNVLKFKKGNHIKELDTKGHVDVKIENGHIVFAPKGEDRQSRAYWGTYRALANNIVTGITAGFTRQLEINGVGYKAAAKGKILELSLGFSHLINYELPAGVEASVEKNVITIKGDDKQVVGQVAAQVRGFRPPEPYKGKGVKYLEERIIRKAGKTSKK, from the coding sequence ATGTCACGTATTGGAAAACAGCCTATCGCTATCCCAAGTGGTGTAGACGTTAGCGTTGAAAATAATGTCCTAAAATTTAAAAAGGGCAATCATATAAAAGAGCTTGACACAAAAGGTCATGTTGATGTTAAGATAGAAAATGGTCATATAGTTTTTGCTCCAAAAGGCGAAGATCGCCAAAGTAGAGCTTACTGGGGAACATATAGAGCACTTGCTAATAACATCGTAACTGGTATCACTGCGGGATTTACTCGCCAGCTTGAGATCAACGGCGTTGGTTACAAAGCAGCTGCAAAAGGTAAAATTCTAGAGCTTTCTCTTGGTTTTTCACACCTTATCAACTATGAGCTACCAGCAGGCGTTGAAGCTAGTGTTGAGAAAAACGTTATTACTATCAAAGGCGATGACAAACAAGTAGTAGGTCAAGTGGCTGCTCAAGTTAGAGGATTTAGACCACCTGAGCCATACAAAGGCAAAGGCGTTAAATATCTAGAAGAACGCATCATCCGCAAAGCGGGCAAGACATCTAAGAAGTAA
- the rpsH gene encoding 30S ribosomal protein S8: MLNDLISDGLTRIRNASMRKLETTKLLHSKVVEATLSILAAKGYVESYNVIEEGNKKFINVVLKYDEYGRSVINELKRVSKPGRRVYQGKDDIKRFKNGYGTVIVSTSKGVMSGIEASKAGVGGEVLCTVW, encoded by the coding sequence ATGTTAAACGATTTAATATCAGATGGATTAACACGCATTAGAAATGCAAGTATGAGAAAGCTTGAAACTACGAAATTGCTTCATTCTAAGGTTGTTGAGGCTACTCTTTCTATCCTTGCAGCAAAAGGCTATGTGGAGAGCTACAACGTTATCGAAGAAGGTAACAAGAAATTTATAAATGTAGTTTTAAAGTATGACGAGTACGGTAGAAGCGTTATAAACGAGCTTAAAAGGGTTTCAAAACCTGGTCGCCGTGTTTATCAAGGGAAAGACGACATTAAGCGTTTTAAAAATGGTTACGGAACAGTTATTGTTAGCACAAGCAAAGGCGTTATGAGCGGTATTGAAGCAAGTAAAGCTGGCGTTGGCGGCGAAGTTCTTTGTACGGTTTGGTAA
- a CDS encoding type Z 30S ribosomal protein S14 translates to MAKKSMIAKAARKPKFAVRGYTRCQICGRPHSVYKDFGICRVCLRKMANEGLIPGLKKASW, encoded by the coding sequence ATGGCAAAGAAATCAATGATAGCAAAAGCTGCACGCAAACCAAAATTTGCGGTTCGTGGCTATACTAGATGCCAAATTTGCGGTCGTCCGCACTCTGTTTATAAAGATTTTGGAATTTGCCGTGTTTGCCTAAGAAAAATGGCTAACGAAGGCCTAATACCTGGTCTTAAAAAAGCAAGTTGGTAA